In the Sandaracinus amylolyticus genome, CGACCCGGTTCGTGCGCACCAGCGCTTCGCGGAAGAGCGCGTACGCGCGCTCGGCGCGCTTGAGCGGCGCGAGGTAGTACGGCTTGTCGAACCAGACCGGCTGGATCGCCTCGCGATCGACGAAGTCGACGATGTCGATCGTCTGCGTCGCCTCGACGTCTGCGGCCTGCAGGTCCTCGTCGGTGATGACGACGAACTCGCCCTTCTCGACCTCGTAGCCGCGGACGATGTGCTCCCACTCGACCTCTTCGCCGGTCGCCTTGTTCACGCGCTTGTAGCCGATCGGATCGAGCGTGCGGTCGTCGAGCTGGTGGAAGCGCAGCTCCTGCGTCGCGCTCGCGGTGTGGAGGCTCACCGGGATCTGGAGCAGGCCGAACCCGATCGAGCCGGTCCACAGCGCGCGCGGCACGCCCTTGGCGCCGCCCTCCGCGTGCTCCGCGTCGTCGTGCTTCTTCGCGGTCGCGGTGCGCGCCGCCTGCTTCGAGCTCGTGCGCTTGGTCTTCGTGGTGGTGCTGCTGCGGGTTCGTCGGGTCGCCATGTGCTGACTCCGGGAAGCGGATTCGAAGGACGACGAAGCAAACTCCGCGATCAGATGCCGCGCGGGGGCGGCTCGATCGTGGGCAGGCGGGGATCGCAGAGCGGATCGTCGAGGCGCGGCTGACTCGGCGAGGGGACGGGCGGACCGGGATCACCGGGGTTCGGCGCGTCGGGATCGTTCT is a window encoding:
- a CDS encoding Ku protein, with the translated sequence MATRRTRSSTTTKTKRTSSKQAARTATAKKHDDAEHAEGGAKGVPRALWTGSIGFGLLQIPVSLHTASATQELRFHQLDDRTLDPIGYKRVNKATGEEVEWEHIVRGYEVEKGEFVVITDEDLQAADVEATQTIDIVDFVDREAIQPVWFDKPYYLAPLKRAERAYALFREALVRTNRVAIAKVVIRTRQHLAMVYAHKRALVLEILRWSHELRSPKGLDLPEEDLSSLKVGDRELEMAEELVTRMSSDWDPGRYQDDYREAVLQMIEEKARSGKVTEVRHPTEREAPAKASDLVALLRKSLESTGDEKPGKKKGRAA